Proteins encoded by one window of Rouxiella chamberiensis:
- the serC gene encoding 3-phosphoserine/phosphohydroxythreonine transaminase, whose amino-acid sequence MTQVYNFSSGPAMIPAEVLRRAEQELCNWRGLGTSVMEISHRSKEFIEVAEESEKDIRDLMNIPSNYKVLFCHGGARAQFAAIPMNLLGDKSTADYIDGGYWAHSAVKEAQKYCTPNVIDITTTFGDKRGLLPMSEWKLSADSAYVHYCPNETIDGLAIDEMPDFGDKVVIADYSSTILSRPIDVSRFGVIYAGAQKNIGPAGLTLVIVREDLLGKARTELPSILDYTVLAENDSMFNTPPTFAWYLSGMVFKWLKEQGGLNEIEKRNKAKAELLYSTIDRSDFYRNQVADANRSRMNVPFQLADASLDAVFLKESLEAGLHALKGHRVVGGMRASIYNAMPLEGVQALTSFMNDFEKRHG is encoded by the coding sequence ATGACTCAGGTTTATAATTTTAGCTCAGGCCCGGCGATGATTCCGGCTGAAGTCTTACGTCGTGCTGAACAGGAACTCTGCAACTGGCGCGGTCTCGGTACCTCGGTGATGGAAATCAGTCACCGCAGCAAAGAATTCATCGAAGTGGCCGAAGAGTCCGAAAAGGATATTCGCGACCTGATGAATATCCCCTCGAACTATAAAGTCCTGTTCTGCCACGGCGGCGCGCGTGCGCAGTTCGCGGCCATCCCGATGAACCTGCTGGGTGACAAATCCACGGCCGACTATATCGACGGCGGTTACTGGGCGCACAGCGCGGTTAAAGAAGCGCAGAAATACTGCACCCCGAACGTCATCGATATCACCACCACTTTCGGCGACAAGCGCGGCCTGCTGCCAATGAGCGAGTGGAAGCTGAGCGCCGACTCTGCCTATGTTCACTACTGCCCGAACGAAACCATCGACGGTCTGGCAATCGACGAAATGCCTGACTTCGGCGACAAGGTCGTTATCGCCGACTACTCCTCGACGATTCTTTCCCGTCCTATCGATGTCAGCCGCTTTGGCGTGATTTACGCCGGCGCGCAGAAGAATATCGGTCCTGCCGGTCTGACGCTGGTTATCGTGCGCGAAGATCTGCTGGGCAAGGCGCGTACCGAGCTGCCTTCTATCCTTGATTACACTGTGCTTGCCGAAAACGATTCAATGTTCAACACCCCGCCGACCTTTGCCTGGTATCTGTCGGGCATGGTCTTCAAATGGCTGAAAGAGCAGGGCGGCCTGAACGAAATCGAAAAACGCAACAAGGCCAAAGCCGAACTGCTGTACAGCACCATCGATCGCAGCGATTTCTACCGCAATCAGGTAGCCGATGCCAACCGTTCGCGCATGAATGTGCCGTTCCAGCTGGCCGATGCCTCGCTGGACGCCGTATTCCTGAAAGAATCACTGGAAGCGGGTTTGCACGCGCTTAAAGGTCACCGTGTGGTTGGCGGCATGCGTGCTTCCATCTACAATGCAATGCCGCTGGAAGGCGTGCAGGCGCTGACTTCGTTTATGAACGACTTTGAAAAACGTCACGGTT
- the focA gene encoding formate transporter FocA, whose product MNADNPFNLLLPAATAKVAEDAGVYKATKQPIKTFFLAITAGVFISIAFVFYITSTTGTAGVPFGWSKLVGGICFSLGLMLVVVCGADLFTSTVLTVIAKASGRITWGQLARNWVNVYVGNLFGALFFVGLIWFSGMAMTDNGQWGLNVLQTADHKMHHTFIEAVCLGILANLMVCLAVWMSYSGRSLMDKMFAMILPVAMFVACGFEHSIANMFMIPLGIVIRNFAAPEFWQAVGSAPDKFAALDVTHFITDNLIPVTLGNIIGGGLLVGLTYWVIYLRDKQPA is encoded by the coding sequence GTGAACGCTGACAACCCCTTCAATTTATTATTACCCGCTGCTACGGCAAAAGTCGCCGAAGATGCCGGCGTGTATAAAGCGACAAAACAACCCATAAAAACCTTTTTCCTGGCGATCACCGCCGGTGTATTTATTTCCATTGCCTTTGTTTTCTACATTACCTCGACCACCGGCACAGCAGGCGTTCCGTTTGGCTGGTCAAAACTGGTAGGCGGGATCTGTTTTTCACTCGGATTAATGTTAGTCGTGGTCTGTGGCGCCGATCTCTTCACCTCGACCGTATTAACCGTCATCGCCAAGGCGAGCGGCAGAATCACCTGGGGGCAACTGGCCCGCAACTGGGTCAATGTTTATGTCGGCAACCTGTTTGGCGCGCTGTTTTTCGTCGGCCTTATCTGGTTTTCCGGCATGGCGATGACCGACAACGGCCAATGGGGGCTGAACGTTCTGCAAACCGCCGACCATAAAATGCATCACACCTTTATCGAGGCGGTATGTCTTGGCATTTTAGCCAATCTGATGGTCTGTCTCGCGGTATGGATGAGTTATTCCGGCCGCAGCCTGATGGACAAAATGTTTGCCATGATCCTGCCGGTCGCCATGTTTGTCGCCTGCGGATTCGAGCACAGTATCGCCAACATGTTCATGATCCCGCTCGGGATTGTCATCAGGAATTTTGCCGCGCCCGAATTCTGGCAGGCCGTGGGCAGCGCGCCCGACAAATTCGCCGCGCTCGACGTCACACACTTTATCACCGACAACCTGATCCCCGTTACGCTCGGCAACATCATCGGCGGCGGTCTGCTGGTCGGCCTGACCTACTGGGTCATCTATCTACGCGACAAGCAGCCCGCATAA
- the pflB gene encoding formate C-acetyltransferase: MSKLNEKLTTAWQGFSAGEWQTEVNVRDFIQKNYTPYEGNESFLAGATQATTTLWESVMEGIKQENATKAPVDFDTDLASTITSHDAGYINKSLETIVGLQTDAPLKRAIIPFGGIKMVEGSCKVYGRELDPQLKKVFTDYRKTHNQGVFDVYTKDILNCRKSGVLTGLPDAYGRGRIIGDYRRVALYGIDFLMADKYSQFQSLQSRLENGEDLAMTIQLREEISEQYRALGQIKEMAAKYGFDIAGPATTAQEAVQWTYFGYLAAVKSQNGAAMSFGRVSTFLDIFIERDIKAGKLGEEQAQELIDHLVMKLRMVRFLRTPEYDELFSGDPIWATESLAGMGVDGRTLVTRNSYRFLNTLYTMGPSPEPNMTILWSEKLPVNFKKYAAKVSIDTSSIQYENDDLMRPDFDNDDYAIACCVSPMIVGKQMQFFGARANLAKTMLYAINGGVDEKMKIQVGPKEAPMMDEVLDYDKVLARMDHFMDWLATQYVTALNCIHYMHDKYSYEASLMALHDRDVYRTMACGIAGLSVAADSLSAIKYAKVSTIRDEDGLAVDFKIEGEYPQFGNNDPRVDDIACDLVERFMKKIQKLPTYRNAVATQSVLTITSNVVYGKKTGNTPDGRRAGAPFGPGANPMHGRDQKGAVASLTSVAKLPFAYAKDGISYTFSIVPNALGKDDEVRKSNLAGLMDGYFHHEAAVEGGQHLNVNVMNREMLLDAMEDPQKYPQLTIRVSGYAVRFNSLTKEQQQDVITRTFTKTL, translated from the coding sequence ATGTCCAAGCTCAATGAGAAATTGACCACCGCATGGCAAGGTTTCAGCGCGGGTGAATGGCAGACCGAAGTCAACGTGCGCGATTTCATCCAGAAAAACTACACCCCTTACGAGGGCAACGAGTCTTTCCTGGCAGGCGCAACGCAGGCAACGACCACCTTGTGGGAAAGCGTGATGGAAGGTATCAAGCAGGAGAACGCCACCAAGGCCCCTGTCGATTTTGATACCGATCTCGCCTCGACCATTACCTCGCATGATGCCGGATACATCAACAAATCGCTGGAAACCATCGTCGGCCTGCAAACCGATGCGCCGCTGAAACGCGCCATCATCCCGTTTGGCGGCATCAAGATGGTTGAAGGCTCCTGCAAAGTCTATGGCCGTGAACTCGACCCGCAACTGAAAAAGGTCTTTACCGACTACCGCAAAACGCACAACCAGGGTGTGTTCGACGTTTATACCAAAGACATTCTCAACTGCCGTAAATCCGGCGTGCTGACCGGTTTACCCGATGCCTATGGCCGTGGCCGTATCATCGGCGACTATCGCCGCGTAGCACTCTATGGCATCGATTTCCTGATGGCCGACAAATACAGCCAGTTCCAGTCGCTGCAATCGCGTCTTGAAAACGGCGAAGACTTGGCAATGACGATTCAATTGCGCGAAGAGATTTCCGAACAGTATCGCGCGCTGGGTCAAATCAAGGAGATGGCGGCAAAATACGGCTTCGACATCGCAGGCCCGGCCACCACGGCACAGGAAGCGGTGCAGTGGACCTACTTCGGCTATCTGGCCGCAGTCAAATCGCAAAACGGGGCCGCCATGTCCTTTGGTCGCGTCTCGACCTTCCTTGATATCTTTATCGAACGCGACATCAAGGCTGGCAAACTGGGCGAAGAGCAGGCGCAGGAGCTTATCGACCATCTGGTCATGAAGCTGCGCATGGTGCGTTTCCTGCGCACGCCCGAGTATGACGAACTGTTCTCCGGCGACCCTATCTGGGCCACCGAATCGCTGGCCGGTATGGGCGTCGATGGCCGCACGCTGGTCACCCGAAACAGCTACCGTTTCCTGAATACGCTCTACACTATGGGGCCTTCGCCGGAACCCAACATGACTATCCTGTGGTCTGAAAAACTGCCGGTCAACTTCAAGAAATACGCCGCCAAAGTCTCAATCGACACCTCCTCGATTCAGTATGAAAACGATGACCTGATGCGCCCTGACTTCGACAATGACGATTACGCCATTGCCTGCTGCGTCAGCCCGATGATTGTTGGTAAACAGATGCAGTTCTTCGGCGCGCGCGCCAATCTGGCGAAAACCATGCTCTATGCCATCAACGGCGGCGTGGATGAAAAAATGAAAATTCAGGTCGGGCCGAAAGAGGCACCGATGATGGACGAGGTGCTGGATTACGACAAAGTGCTGGCCCGCATGGACCACTTTATGGACTGGCTGGCGACGCAATATGTGACCGCGCTGAACTGCATTCACTACATGCACGATAAATACAGCTACGAAGCTTCGCTGATGGCGCTGCACGACCGCGACGTTTATCGCACCATGGCCTGCGGTATTGCCGGACTTTCCGTCGCCGCCGATTCACTCTCTGCGATTAAATATGCCAAAGTCAGCACGATTCGTGATGAAGATGGGCTGGCGGTAGATTTCAAAATCGAGGGCGAATATCCGCAGTTTGGGAACAACGATCCGCGCGTCGATGATATCGCCTGCGACCTGGTCGAGCGCTTTATGAAGAAAATTCAGAAGTTGCCGACCTACCGCAATGCCGTCGCCACCCAGTCAGTGCTTACTATCACCTCGAACGTGGTTTACGGCAAGAAAACCGGCAATACACCCGACGGACGTCGCGCCGGTGCCCCGTTTGGTCCGGGCGCCAACCCGATGCACGGACGCGATCAGAAAGGCGCGGTTGCCTCTCTGACCTCCGTCGCCAAACTGCCGTTCGCCTATGCGAAAGATGGCATCTCCTACACCTTCTCCATCGTGCCGAATGCGTTGGGTAAAGATGACGAGGTGCGTAAATCCAATCTGGCGGGGCTGATGGACGGCTATTTCCACCACGAAGCGGCCGTTGAAGGCGGTCAGCATCTGAACGTGAACGTGATGAACCGCGAGATGCTGCTGGATGCCATGGAAGATCCGCAGAAATACCCGCAACTGACTATTCGTGTTTCGGGCTAT